In Beutenbergia cavernae DSM 12333, the DNA window GCGACCAGACCCTGCGCGTTGCTCGTCCGGTCGACGGTGGTGTCGTGGACGAGCACACCCTCGCCGTCCGCGGTCATCCGGACGTCGACCTCGATCATGGCGACCTCGGCTCGCGCGGCCGCCGCGTAGGCGACGAGCGTGTTCTCCGGCGCGACCGACGAGTTCCCGCGGTGCGCGATGACGAGCGGAGCACTCACAGGTACGGCTCGATGTTCTCGGAGTACGCCCGCTCGAGCTTCGTCGTGACGTCCGGCCACACGTCCTCGGCGTTCGCGCCGTTGAGGACGAGCTGCTCGATGCCGTCGGTGATGATCTGGTCACCGCCCGGCGTGAACACGCGCACCCAGTCCTGCGTCCGCGTCTTCTCCTGCAGCTGGTCGACAGACGTGCGGAACTGCGGCGTCTCCTCGTAGAGGGCACCCATGACGTCGCCGTCGATGGCGGAGGTCCGCACCGGCATGTACCCAGTCGCCGAGGAGAACTCGGCGGTGCGGTCGGTGTCGGACAGGAACGCCAGGAACATCGCCGCCGCGAGCTGCTGCTCCGGGGTGCGGTCCTTAGCGATCGCGACGCCGGTGCCACCGGTCGGCACGTTCGGGCCGGCGACCGGACCGTCCGGCAGGTACGCCGTGCCGAGCTCGAACTGCGCGAGCTCGAGGTGCCCGGTCAGCGAGCCGGTCGACCCGATGAGCGAGGCGAAGATGCCCGCCTGGAAGTCCGCGTTGGTGTCCGTCCCGAAGCCGGCGAACGCGTTCTCGCCGTGGTACATCTCCGCGACGAAGTTGCCGGCCGCGAGCGACTCCTCCGAGTCCAGCGTGACCGTCCACTCGTCGCTCATCTGGGCGCCGAGGCCCCAGCTGATGTTCGAGTACCACCAGCCGGACCAGGACGGACCGATGCTCAGGCCGAGCGGGGCGCCGTCGGCCGGGATGTGCGCCCGGATCGCGGGGCCCCACTCCTGCAGCTCCTCCCACGTCTCCGGACCGCGGTCGGGCAGGCCGGCCGCAGCCCAGACGTCCTTGTTGTAGTAGAAGAGCGGCGTCGACCGGGCGTAGGGCGCGGCGTAGTGCAGGCCCTCGTACTCGTAGTCGCTGTAGAGCGTCTCCACGAAGTCGGACGTGTCCACCTCGAGGAACTCGAAGACGTCGTCGACGGGGATGATCTGGCCGTTGACGAAGTAGCGGAACCACCACACGTCGCTGGCGCCCACGAGGTCAGGGATCTCGTCGGTGCCCGCGGCGGCCTGGAACCGCTGCGCGATCTCGTCGTAGTTCGCACCCGCGGTGACGAGCTCGACCTCGATGTCCGGGTGCTCCTCGTTGAACGCAGCGATGAAGGACTCCTCGAGCTCCTTCGTGTTCCCGGGGTGGTTGCTCCACCACGTGATCTTCGAGGCGGGCTCGACGCTCGACCAGTCGGTCGCGTCCGACGTCGCGGTCCCGTCGTCGCCGCCGACGCTCGGCCCGCCGCACGCCGCGACGAGGCCGCCGGCAGCGCCGACACCCCCGATGCGGAGCACGTCACGGCGGGAGGGGGTCCAGGTCGCCCGCGCTCCACGGGACGGCGTCCACAGCCCGGACGGGCGGCGGGAGGTGGGGGACGGCATGGTGGTGCTCCTTCGGTGTGGGTGAGGTCGTTCGGGGTCAGCCGGTGACGGCGCCGGCGGTGAGACCGGCGACGAGACGGCGCTGCAGGATGAGGAAGATGAGGAGGATCGGGACGGTCACGAGTGCGCTCGCCGCCATCAGCACGCCCCAGTTCTGCTGCCCGTCGAGGCTCTGCAGCAGGGTGAGACCGACGGGCAGCGTCATCGTCCGCGTGTTGTCGGTGACGAGCATCGGCCAGAGGTACTCGTTCCATTCCGCGACGATCGACACGAGGCTCACGGCGGCGATCGTCGGCACGGACATCGGGACGACGAACCGCCACAGACGGCGCCAGTGGCCAGCGCCGTCGACCTCTGCGGCCTCCATCACGGAGATCGGGAGCGACAGGAAGTGCTGGCGGAACAGGAACGTGCCGAACGCGCTGGCCAGGCCCGGCACGAGGATGCCCTGGTAGGTGTTGAGCCAGCCGAGATCCGCGATGAGCGTGTAGTTCGGGATGATCGTGATCTGGCCCGGGATCAGGAGAGCGAAGAGGACGAGGTAGAAGACCGTCTTCTTGAACGGCACATCGATGAAGACGATGGCGTAGGCGCACGCCAGGCCGAGGATCACCTTGAGGCCGGCGCCGAGGATCGTGATCATGACGCTGTTGAGGAACATCCGCCCGATCGGGATGCTCGACGCGACCTGGGCGAAGTTCGAGAAGTCGAACGACTCCGGGAGCCACTGGAGCGGGATCTGCGCGAACTCGGGGAGCTCCTTGAAGCTCGCGAGGAACATCCAGATGAGCGGCACGGACATCACGAGGATCGCCAGGATCATCGTCAGGTACAGGGCGCCGTCGATCGGGAGCCGGGTCAGGAGCCGCCGCTGCCGACGGCGTCCGGGCGGCGTGGCCACCGGCGTCGGGGTGGGCGTGCGTTCGAGGGTCGTGCTCACGAGTAGTGCACCTTCCGCTCCAGGACCTTGAGCTGCAGGCCCGTGATCGCGAGGAGGATGATGAAGAGGACAGTGGCGCTCGCCGACGCGTAGCCCGCCCGGCCGGTCTGGAAGCCTTCGACGTAGATCTGGTACATGAGCGTCGTCGTCGAGCCGAGCGGCCCGCCGTCGGTCATGGCGCGGATGAGGTCGAACGACTGCAGCGAGCTGAGCATCGTGGTGATGAGCAGGAAGAACGTCACCGGGCCGAGCAGCGGGAAGACCACGGAGCGGAACGTCCGGGAGCGGCCGGCGCCGTCGAGCGCCGCCGCGTCACGCAGGTCCTGCGGGACTGCCTGGAGGCCGGCCAGGTAGATGAGCGCCACGTACCCGATGTGCTTCCAGAGGTACACGATGATGATCATGATCAGCGCCCACGGGCTGGTCGTGTACCACTGGGGCGAGCCCACGCCGAACCAGCCGAGCGCCACGGAGAGCAGCCCGTTGCGCGGGTCGAAGATGTAGAGCCAGAGCATCCCGACGGCGATGCCGGAGAGCACGTACGGCGCGAACGCGAACGTGCGGGCGATCCCGCGGCCGACCAGCTTCTGGTTCAGCAGCAGCGCCAGGGCGAGCCCGATCAGGAGCCCGCCGCCGACGGTCGTCACGGCGAAGATCGCCGTGGTCAGGAGGACCTGGGGCGTGTCGGGGTTCGTGAACCACTCGACGTAGTTGCCGAACCCGACGAACCGCGCGATGTTCGAGCCGAGGTTCCACTGGAGCATCGAGTAGTAGAAGCTCAGCACCAGCGGGCGGTACACGAACAGCAGCAGCAGCGCCACGTTGGGGCCGGCGAGAAGCAGGAACAGCAGGAGGTTGCGGGGGCGCACTCGTCGTCGGGAGCGCGAGCGGGGGGCTGAGGCCGTCGCGGAGGCGGCGGCGGAGGGGGTGAACGCGGTCATCGTGCGCTGAGGGTCCGATCGTCAGGGTGGGTCCGATTGGCGAGGCTAGCGCCGCCGGAGAGCCTCCGTTGCCGCTTTGCACGAATACCCGGCGCGGGGGTAATCGCTTGCACGGATGTGCCGCACGCCACATACGGTCGAACCGCCGCGGGCACACGGCTCGGCCCCGGGGACGGTGGCCTGAGACGGCGCCGGCGAACGCGCTGGTCAGGGCGATTCGGCGGGTGTCGCGGGCCGTGCCCGCGGGCCTCGGAGCTCCGCGCCCGACCGACCCGCAGAGACGCGATGCGACCGGCCGGCGCCGGGTCCGCGCGCCCGCGCGTCACCCGAGGTTGGCCGAACGTTCGAGCAGTCGCGGCCGGGCGTTCCCGCGGCGTCTCAGCTCTCGAGAGCCGCCCCGGCGCGTTCGGGCAGGGCGGTGGTGGCCGCCGCGGCGACGGCGAACGCGGCCGCGAACACGGCGAAGAGCAGCCCGACGCCCCGGGGCTGCAGCCACGCCACGAGGAACGGCGCGAGGATCGACGCGACGCGTCCGGCGCCGGCCGCCCAGCCGGCACCCGTGCCGCGCAGCGCCGTCGGGTACACCTCGGGTGTCACGGCGTACAGCGCACCCCACGCGCCGAGGTTGAAGAACGACAGGAGCGAACCGAACACGAGGATCGCCGTCGTCGAGCCGGCCGTCCCGAAGCCGACGGCCGCGAGCGCCGAGCCCACGAGGAAGACCGCCAGGGTCCGACGTCGTCCCCACCGCTCGATCAGCCAGGCCGCGACGGCGTACCCGGGCAGCTGGGCCAGCGTGATGATCAGCGTGTACTCGAACGACTTCGTGAGCGTGTGTCCGGCGGCGACGAGCAGGGTCGGGATCCAGATGAACGCGCCGTAGTACGACAGGTTGACGAAGAACCACACCGTCCAGAGCCCGCCGGTGGCGCGGCGCAGCCGGGGACGCCACAGCGACCGGACGCCCTGCCACGCGCTGCCGCGCTCCCGCGCCCCGGGCGGTTCATCGGCCGGCAGCGGCCCGACCGTCTCGACGCCTGACGCGCGCTCGAACCGGCGGACCGTCAGCTCGGCCTCCCGATGGCGTCCGCGCAGCTCGAGGAAGCGCACGGACTCGGGCAGGCCGAGGCGGACGACGATCGCGTAGACGGCCGGGACGGCGCCGATCGCGAGCGCCCAGCGCCACCCGTCGTCGCCGCGGGGGACGACGAGGAAGCCGACCACGGCGGCGAGCAGCCAGCCGAGCGCCCAGAACGACTCGAGCCACACGACGGCGCGGCCGCGCACGCGCCGCGGGGCGAACTCGCTGACGAGCGTCGACGCCACGGGCAGCTCGGCACCGAGCCCGAGACCGACGACGACGCGCAGTGCCGCGAGAGCCGCGACGGACCAGGCCAGGGCGGAGACGCCGGTCGCGACCCCGTAGACCAGCAGCGTCAGGGCGAAGACCGTGCGCCGGCCGACGCGGTCCGCGAGCAGACCTCCGAGCGCGGCGCCGACGGCCATCCCGACGAAGCCCAGCGAGGCGATCCACGACAGCTCGCCCGGGCTCGCCTGCCACGTCACGGCGAGCTGCGCGAGCACGAACGAGATGAGCCCGACGTCGAACGCGTCCAGCGCCCACCCGATCCCCGAGCCCCACACCAGCCGGACGTGCTCGCGGGAGACCGGCAGGTCGTCGAGGCGTTCGGTGCGGCTGCTGCGGACGGCGGACGTGCTCATGCTGACCTCACGGCACCATCGTCCCGCGGACCGGCCACAGGGTCGATCGCCGAGACGACGACGGGGCGGTGACCAGCAGGTCACCGCCCCGTCGTCACCTCACCTCGGCGTCAGCTGATCGACCACGAGCCGCGCTGGCACGTGATGCCCTCGTAGGCGACGTCGTAGACGCTCTCGCGCACCTCGCCGTCGACGGTCGCCGTCCCCGTCACCGTGACGGTGCCCGGGGCGATCGACCGCTGGAACGTCGTGACGACGTCGTAGACGGACCGGTCCGGACGCACCCGCGGGTACGTCACGTCCAGGAACGGCGTGTCGATGCTCACCCGCGCCGTGACCTCGTCCGTGTTCGTGACCTTCACGAGCACGTACGCGAAGCCGGCGAGGCAGCCCGGCCGCGTCGTCGTCTCCAGGCTCACGCCCGCGGGCGGCTCCGGCTCCGTCACCTGCTCGACCGGGATGACCTGGAACTGGGCGCCGACGGCGTTGTGCAGGTTGAGCAGGAGCACCGAGTCGTCGGTGGGCGTGACGTCGGACGCCGCCGCCGGGAACGGCGGTGCGTCCGGGTTGCCCGGACGGCTCACCGTGATCCCGGTGTCGGGCTGCGCCACGTACAGCGGTGACGTGCCGTCCCCGAACTCCAGCGTGTCGGCCGCGTCGTACGACAGGCCCTCGATCGTGTCCAGGACGAGGCCCTGGTCCTCGCTCGGCGGCTCCGCGTACCAGGAGAGGCCGCTCACGGAGTAGGAGAACGCGACCTCGTCCGCGGCGACCTGCTCGGGCGTGAACCCGAGCGCCGCCAGCTCCACCGGCAGGTACGCGACCGACGTGTCGAACGTGTTGGTGTCCGTGTCCCCGAGCACGTTGTTCAGGAACTCGAGGCCGGTGTTGGTGCCGGCCGCGTCGAACACCGCGACGATCGTGATGTCGTGCGGGTCGCCCACGGAGTCCGTGAGCTTCTGCACCTCGACGGTGTACGGGCCGGCGTTGTCGCCCGTGTCGACCTCCACGGCGAACGACGTGGCGCGACCGAGCGTCGTCCACGGCGCGTGCGTCGCGATGCCGAAGCCGACGTAGCCGTGGTCGACGCCACCCGAGTCGGTGAACGTAAACGGAGCCGTGCCGACGGCCGCGAGGTCCGCCCCGGCCGCTGACGGGTTCTGCAGCTCGTCCGCCGGGATCTGCTCCGACGTCGCAGCCAGCTCGAGCGGGACGACCGCCGAGGTGTACCCGTCCTGGGCGAGGCCACGACCCGTGAGCGGCAGCGTCGTCGTCGTGGCGGCCTCGTCACCGAAGACCACGTCACCGCCGGCGATGTCCGCCACCGGCTTCACGGCCGCCGAGACCGAGACCCGCAGCGGGCCCTCGACGTTCGGCGCACCGGTCAGCTCGAGCCACCCGGTCGCCGTCGAGAGGAACTCCCGCGGGAGCCCGTACGTGGCGTCGACGGCGCTCACCGTCGGGTCGATGTCCTTCGCGAGCGCTGCCGGGTCGGCCACGGTGAGCGTGACGTCGACGGACGCGGTGCCGCCGGCCGGCACGCTCACCTCGGACGCGGAGAGCGTGTACTCGACGCCGGCCACCGGCGACTGCGGCCGGTAGGAGGCACCGAGCGTCACGTCGGCCGTGCCGTGGTTGGCGACCTCGACGGTGCGGGTGAGGGACACGGCGTCCGCGCCGACCTCGACCACGCCGAAGTTCGCCGAGACGCCGAGCGGGTTCTCCGCGTCGTACGCGAGCACGGTGTCGAGCGTGGCCTGCAGGGCGTCGACACGGCCCGTGCCGACCCGCTGCGGGCCGAACGGGGTCTCGCCCAGCCGCACGTCGTGGTTGGCGGTGTTGATGACAGCCGTCTTGACCTGCAGGGCGCTCCAGTCGGGGTGCGCCTGCACGGTCAGGGCAGCGATGCCGGCGACGTGCGGCGACGCCATCGACGTCCCCGACTTCACCGACGCGCCGTTGCCCGTGCCGACGGCGACCGACGAGATCGACGTGCCTGGTGCGGCCACGTCGGGCTTGACGATGCCGCGGGAGCCGTGGACGCCGCGCGAGGACGACGCGTTGAGCGTGTCCGCGACGGACGGCGCAGGCGCCGTGACCGACAGGCTCGGGTCGAACCGGACGCTCAGCGTCTCCGACAGGATGTCGACGACGCCGGTGGCCGGGTCGAACGCGAACAGCTCGTCCGTCGCCGGGCCGGTCAGCTGGATGCCCGGGATGACCGCGTTGCCGGCGATCCCGGCCTCGAAGGCCTCGTCGGTGCTGGTCAGCACGACGCCCGCGGCGCCCGCGTTGGACGCGTTGGTGAAGCGGGCGGCCGAGCCGCACGGCAGGGCGACGGAGTTGTCCCACGCCAGGGTGACGACCTTGCCGGCCACGCGCGCGGCGTCGTCGGCGGTGAACGGCTCACAGCCCGAGTTGTACGGCAGCGTGCCCGGGGTCAGCGTGACGACCTCGATCGGGTCCGGCGGGTAGGTGCCCGTGAAGTTCACCGAGTACTGGCCCGGGAGGACGAGCGGCTCGGTCGCGCCGTCCACGTACGCCTCGACGCCCTCGAACAGGAACGTGTTGCCCAGGGAGTTCGCGACGGCGAGGGAGCCGTTCGCGTTCCCGGGCGAACCGCCGACGTCGTACACGTCGCCCGAGTTGCCGGCGGACGTGACGACGACGATGCCCGCCGCGACGAGCGCGTCGATGAGCAGGTTCTCGGGGTCGTCCACCAGCGAGAACTCCGAGCCGACGGAGAGGTTGACGACGTCGACCTCCGGCGCGTCCGGCGCGAGCAGCCAGTCGAGCGCGGCGCCGACGTACGCCGTCGACCCTGCGCAGCCGAAGACCTTGAGCGCGACGAGGTCCGCCTCCGGTGCCGAGCCGGGGCCCACCTGGAACGTGTTCAGCTCGTCGTCGGTGAGGGCCGCGTAGTCGCCGGCGAACGTCTCGCCCTCGGCGTCGACGCCGTAGCCGGCCGCGGTGCCCGCGACGTGCGAGCCGTGCCCGCTGCCCGGCGGCACACCCTCCGGGGGCGTGCACAGAGCCGCGCTCTCGTCGATCGGGTTGGAGTCCGGCACCGCCGGGTCGTCCGAGTACCCGCCGTTGTAGGCGTGGCCCACGAAGTCCCAGCCGTCCGTGATCTTGCCCTGCGGCCACGCGACGTCGTCGTCGAAGCCGTCCGCGGACGTCGGGTACGTGAGGGCGGAGTCGCCGAACGACGCATGCGTGTAGTCGATGCCGGTGTCGATGACGGCGATCGTCGTGTCCTCGCCGGTCACGCCCGCGAACTCCCACGAGTCGGCGGCGCCGGTGAAGATGTCGGTGCCCGAGTTCGACGCCGGAGTCTTCGGGACGATCGGAAGGATCGCGACGACGTCGTCGCGGGCGGCCAGATCGCGCAACGCCTCGGCGTCGGCACGCACGGCGACGCCGGCCACGCCGTTCGTCGTCGTGTAGAGGACGTCGGCGTCGCCGAGGGCGGCGACGACGGTGTCGGCGTCCGCCTCGACCTGCGCAGCCGCGTCCGCAGCCACGTCGTCCTGGGCCTGCGCGGATCTCGCGCCGGAGGCGTCGAGCGCCTCGAGGACGGGTGTGCTCGCCAGCTGGACGAACACCTCGGTCGGGCCCTCGAGCCCGACGAGCCCAGAGACATCAACGCCGCCACCACGTCCGGTGGCGGCGGCGAAGGAATCGGCGGAGGGAAGGTCGGCCGCTGTGCCGGCCGGTTCCGCATGGGCTGCTGTGACGAAGCCTGTGGTCGCAAGCGCACCGGTGAGCGCGCCGGCCATCAGGGCTCGCGTGACGCGCGAGCGGACGTGGGACATGGTGGACTCCCGTGTTCTCCATGGGCGGTGAGGAGGGTTCACCGCACGGCAACCCTCGCAAACTAGTGCTTGCGGGCCGTTGACAACACCCCCCACCGAGGCCGAGACCCGGAAGTTGTGTGCTCAACCGGTCGAGGTGCATACTGGATTTCGACGATGCGCGCCGCCTGCCCCCTGCGCGGTGCGCATCGTCTTTTTCGTGCCCGCACGCCCGCGTCCGACCCGTGCGAGCCGGGCGCGTCTGCCCGACGATGGAGCGCAGGATCGTTAGCGTGGCAGGGTGAGTGCTGCCATCCACGCCGGTCCGGGCGGGACAACGGCGCACGAGGAGGTTCCGACGTCGATGACGGGTGAGGCGGGCGAACCCACCGAGCCGGGTGCCGGCCGGGACCACGAGGCCGAGGCGGCCACGCGAGCGGCGGCGGTCTCGGACGCCGTGGCGCGCTGGCGCGAGGCGCTGACCGCCCTCGGTGGGGACAGTGCACTGGCCGACATCGACGCCCTGGGCGACGCCGGCCTCGACCTGTCCGCCGCCCACCCCGGCGGCATCGCGCAGCTGTTCGCGGGCCGCCCGACCCGGCTGTCCAACCTCGTCCGCGAGCCGGGTGCGCTGGGGACCGCCCGCCGTCGGGCGCGTCTCGTGCTGGCCCGGTCCGACGAGCTGGCGCAGCGTTACGGACTGGCCGCCACCTCCGTCGCGCTCGGCGTGGCGACGTGGACGCCGGCGGACCCGGAAGGTCGGGCGGCGTCGGAGGGCGAGGGCGAGCTCGCCGCCGCAGGGTCGGAGCCCTGGCGGGCGCCGGTGCTGCTGCGGCCCGTCCACCTCTCGGTGCCTGCGCACGGCACCGACGCCGAGGTGGAGCTGGCGCTGTCGCCCCGCATCGAGATCAACCCGGTGCTCGCGCGGGCGCTCGGTGGCGGCGCCGGCCGGCTCGAGCGGCTCGTCGTCGAGCGGACGCAGCGCGGCGCCCTCGACCTGCGGGCGCTGCTCGCCGAGGTCGACGAGATCCTCGCGACGGCACTTCCCGGAGTCCGCGTCGACGAGCGGGTGGTGCTCGGCTCGTTCGCCCACCCGGGGCAGCTCCTCGCGGAGGACCTGGACGCGGAGCGGCTCGCCGGGCACGACGTCGTCGCGGCGCTCGCGGGCGACGACGAGGCGGCCGCGGCACTCGAGTCGGCGCTCCCGCCCGCCGCCGACGGCGACCGTGATCCCGCCCAGGAACGGGGCGTCGGTGACCTCGACGCCGGCCAGCGTCGGGTGCTCGACGCCGTGGCGATGGGTGGGCACCTGTTCGTGGACGCGCCGCCGGGCGCCGACGTCGTCGGCACCATCACGGCGATCATCGCCGACGCCGCCGCGTCCGGGCGGTCCGTGCTGCACGTGCCGGGCACGCGTCGGGCCGGTGCGGCGCTCGCCGAGACCGTCGCCGCCGTCGGCATCGGCGAGCTCGTGCTCGACCTCACGTCCGACGCCGACCGCTCCCGCGTGGCCGCGGAGGCCTTCGGCGCACGGATGGCGGCACCGGTCCCCGAGGTGGACGACGACGCCGTCGCCGCGCTGCGTCTCGAGCTGGGGCAGGTGCACCGGAGCCTCGTCGCCCACGTGCGCGCCCTGCACGAGGTCCGGAGCAGGTGGGGCGTCTCCGCCTACGACGCGCTCCAAGCGCTCGCCGCGCTGACGGCCCAGCGACCGGGGCCACGCACCGAGGTGCGGCTCGACGCCGCGATCCTCGAACGACTCGACGCGCCGGCCCGGAAGCAGGCCGGCGAGGAGCTCGCGCGAGCCGGTGCGCTCGGCGCGTTCCAGCTGCGGAGGGCCGACAGCCCCTGGTACGGCGTCCGTCTCGCCAGCGCCGAGGAGGCCACCCGCGCCGTCGAGACGGTCAACCGTCTCGCGGCCCGCACGCTGCCCGGTCTGAGGCGCCAGATCGCGGCGGCCGCCGCGCAGACGGGGCTCGCTCCGGCGTCCAGCCTCGCGCAGTGGCGCGAGCAGCTGACGATGCTCGAGGGTGTGCGGCGCGCGCTCGACGTGTTCCAGCCGATGGTCTTCGAACGTTCCGCTGCTGACCTCGTCGCGGCGACAGCCCCACGGGCGGAGCGGGCGCAGCACGGTGCGCCGCTGCCCTGGCGCACGCGCCGCCGCCTGCGCCGCCAGGCGAAGGACCTGCTGCGACCGGGGCGGCACGTCACCGACCTGCACGCAGAGCTCGTGCACGTCCAGGCGCAGCGGGACGTCTGGCGCCTGCACTGCCCCGCGGGCGGATGGCCGCGGCTGCCGGAGTCGCTCGACGCGCTGGAGACGGCCACGCAGGACGTGAGCGACGCCGTCGCGTCGGTCGAGGAGGTCCTCGCGCCCACGCTGCCCGCGGGAGACGGGGCGACCTCGCTCGTCACCCTGCCCCTCGCCGGGCTGGAGGACCACCTCCTCGCGCTCGCGGCCGACGAGTCGGTCGCCCGCGCCCTGCCCGAGCGGACGGCCGCGCTCGCCCGCCTCATCGACGTCGGACTCGGTGACCTCGTCGACGACCTGGCGGACCGCCGGGTGCCGACGTCGTTGGTGGGTGCCGAGCTCGACCTCGCGTGGTGGGCGAGCGTGCTCGACGTCGTGCTCGCCTCCGACTCCGCGCTGGCGAATGCCGGT includes these proteins:
- a CDS encoding MFS transporter, whose translation is MSTSAVRSSRTERLDDLPVSREHVRLVWGSGIGWALDAFDVGLISFVLAQLAVTWQASPGELSWIASLGFVGMAVGAALGGLLADRVGRRTVFALTLLVYGVATGVSALAWSVAALAALRVVVGLGLGAELPVASTLVSEFAPRRVRGRAVVWLESFWALGWLLAAVVGFLVVPRGDDGWRWALAIGAVPAVYAIVVRLGLPESVRFLELRGRHREAELTVRRFERASGVETVGPLPADEPPGARERGSAWQGVRSLWRPRLRRATGGLWTVWFFVNLSYYGAFIWIPTLLVAAGHTLTKSFEYTLIITLAQLPGYAVAAWLIERWGRRRTLAVFLVGSALAAVGFGTAGSTTAILVFGSLLSFFNLGAWGALYAVTPEVYPTALRGTGAGWAAGAGRVASILAPFLVAWLQPRGVGLLFAVFAAAFAVAAAATTALPERAGAALES
- a CDS encoding carbohydrate ABC transporter permease, producing the protein MTAFTPSAAASATASAPRSRSRRRVRPRNLLLFLLLAGPNVALLLLFVYRPLVLSFYYSMLQWNLGSNIARFVGFGNYVEWFTNPDTPQVLLTTAIFAVTTVGGGLLIGLALALLLNQKLVGRGIARTFAFAPYVLSGIAVGMLWLYIFDPRNGLLSVALGWFGVGSPQWYTTSPWALIMIIIVYLWKHIGYVALIYLAGLQAVPQDLRDAAALDGAGRSRTFRSVVFPLLGPVTFFLLITTMLSSLQSFDLIRAMTDGGPLGSTTTLMYQIYVEGFQTGRAGYASASATVLFIILLAITGLQLKVLERKVHYS
- a CDS encoding ABC transporter substrate-binding protein, yielding MPSPTSRRPSGLWTPSRGARATWTPSRRDVLRIGGVGAAGGLVAACGGPSVGGDDGTATSDATDWSSVEPASKITWWSNHPGNTKELEESFIAAFNEEHPDIEVELVTAGANYDEIAQRFQAAAGTDEIPDLVGASDVWWFRYFVNGQIIPVDDVFEFLEVDTSDFVETLYSDYEYEGLHYAAPYARSTPLFYYNKDVWAAAGLPDRGPETWEELQEWGPAIRAHIPADGAPLGLSIGPSWSGWWYSNISWGLGAQMSDEWTVTLDSEESLAAGNFVAEMYHGENAFAGFGTDTNADFQAGIFASLIGSTGSLTGHLELAQFELGTAYLPDGPVAGPNVPTGGTGVAIAKDRTPEQQLAAAMFLAFLSDTDRTAEFSSATGYMPVRTSAIDGDVMGALYEETPQFRTSVDQLQEKTRTQDWVRVFTPGGDQIITDGIEQLVLNGANAEDVWPDVTTKLERAYSENIEPYL
- a CDS encoding S8 family serine peptidase, with amino-acid sequence MSHVRSRVTRALMAGALTGALATTGFVTAAHAEPAGTAADLPSADSFAAATGRGGGVDVSGLVGLEGPTEVFVQLASTPVLEALDASGARSAQAQDDVAADAAAQVEADADTVVAALGDADVLYTTTNGVAGVAVRADAEALRDLAARDDVVAILPIVPKTPASNSGTDIFTGAADSWEFAGVTGEDTTIAVIDTGIDYTHASFGDSALTYPTSADGFDDDVAWPQGKITDGWDFVGHAYNGGYSDDPAVPDSNPIDESAALCTPPEGVPPGSGHGSHVAGTAAGYGVDAEGETFAGDYAALTDDELNTFQVGPGSAPEADLVALKVFGCAGSTAYVGAALDWLLAPDAPEVDVVNLSVGSEFSLVDDPENLLIDALVAAGIVVVTSAGNSGDVYDVGGSPGNANGSLAVANSLGNTFLFEGVEAYVDGATEPLVLPGQYSVNFTGTYPPDPIEVVTLTPGTLPYNSGCEPFTADDAARVAGKVVTLAWDNSVALPCGSAARFTNASNAGAAGVVLTSTDEAFEAGIAGNAVIPGIQLTGPATDELFAFDPATGVVDILSETLSVRFDPSLSVTAPAPSVADTLNASSSRGVHGSRGIVKPDVAAPGTSISSVAVGTGNGASVKSGTSMASPHVAGIAALTVQAHPDWSALQVKTAVINTANHDVRLGETPFGPQRVGTGRVDALQATLDTVLAYDAENPLGVSANFGVVEVGADAVSLTRTVEVANHGTADVTLGASYRPQSPVAGVEYTLSASEVSVPAGGTASVDVTLTVADPAALAKDIDPTVSAVDATYGLPREFLSTATGWLELTGAPNVEGPLRVSVSAAVKPVADIAGGDVVFGDEAATTTTLPLTGRGLAQDGYTSAVVPLELAATSEQIPADELQNPSAAGADLAAVGTAPFTFTDSGGVDHGYVGFGIATHAPWTTLGRATSFAVEVDTGDNAGPYTVEVQKLTDSVGDPHDITIVAVFDAAGTNTGLEFLNNVLGDTDTNTFDTSVAYLPVELAALGFTPEQVAADEVAFSYSVSGLSWYAEPPSEDQGLVLDTIEGLSYDAADTLEFGDGTSPLYVAQPDTGITVSRPGNPDAPPFPAAASDVTPTDDSVLLLNLHNAVGAQFQVIPVEQVTEPEPPAGVSLETTTRPGCLAGFAYVLVKVTNTDEVTARVSIDTPFLDVTYPRVRPDRSVYDVVTTFQRSIAPGTVTVTGTATVDGEVRESVYDVAYEGITCQRGSWSIS
- a CDS encoding carbohydrate ABC transporter permease, which encodes MSTTLERTPTPTPVATPPGRRRQRRLLTRLPIDGALYLTMILAILVMSVPLIWMFLASFKELPEFAQIPLQWLPESFDFSNFAQVASSIPIGRMFLNSVMITILGAGLKVILGLACAYAIVFIDVPFKKTVFYLVLFALLIPGQITIIPNYTLIADLGWLNTYQGILVPGLASAFGTFLFRQHFLSLPISVMEAAEVDGAGHWRRLWRFVVPMSVPTIAAVSLVSIVAEWNEYLWPMLVTDNTRTMTLPVGLTLLQSLDGQQNWGVLMAASALVTVPILLIFLILQRRLVAGLTAGAVTG